From the Methanomicrobia archaeon genome, the window GAACACCTCATAGAGAGCGGCGAGCTGCAGTACCTCGTCGCTGCGGGTGCCCGGCTACTGGAAAACGCCTGCGGGCCGTGCATAGGTATGGGCGCCGCGCCGTCATCTCATGCGGTCTCCATACGAACCTTCAATAGAAACTTTGAGGGCCGAAGCGGAACGAAGGACGCCGAGGTGTTTCTGGTAAGCCCGGAAGTCGCCGCAGCCACGGCAATCAAGGGCGTTCTCACCGATCCGCGTGATCTCGGTGAGTATCCAAAGATAGAGATGCCTCAACGATTCATCGTTAATGACAACATGTTCATACCACCGCTTCCACCGGGAGAGGCTGCTAAGATCAAGATTATTAGAGGGCCGAACATCAAGCCACTGCCCGATTTCCCGCCCTTGCCCGATACGTTGGACGGCAAAGTGCTCATCAAGGTGGGAGATAATATTTCTACGGATCATATCATGCCCGCGGGCGCAAAGATCCTCCCGCTGAGGAGTAACATCCCTGAGATCTCGAAGTATGTTTTTGAGGCAGTTGATCCCGAATTCCCAGCACGAGCCTTGGATAAACGAGGAGGATTCATATTAGGCGGCGAGAACTACGGCCAGGGCTCGAGCAGAGAGCATGCTGCACTTGCACCCAAGTACCTGGGCGTTAAGGCTGTCCTTGTCAAGTCATTCGCGCGCATATATCTGGCCAACTTGATAAACTTCGGCATCGTGCCGCTGACCTTTAAGGAGCCTGCGGACTACGAGTTCATAGATCAGGGTGATACGTTAGAGGTGGCCATAGGGGAGTTGCGTGACGATATTAGACTCCGAAATAAGACGAAAGGTTCTGAGATTGAACTTAGACACTCGCTTTCAACACTGGATGCCGAGATACTGAAGGCCGGGGGGAAACTGCCCTGGGTAAAGGCAAAAGTCTGAAAGGAGAGAAGAGGAGGGATGAAATATGGCACAACGTGGCATTAGGGAATATGACGCAAAGAGGATTCTGGCTAAACATATAGCGAAATTCTCGGACGGAACGTTTACGTACGAGAGCAAGGTCACCCTGGTTACACCGGATAAGAGCATAGACGCGGTGAGTGCAGAGAACCCGTGGGTGAAGACCGATAAACTGACGGTGAAGTCAGACCAGCTCTTCGGAAAGCGAGGCAAACACGGGCTCATACTCGTGGGCGTGACCTACGAGGAAGCGAAGGAATGGTTGGATGAGAAGATGAACAGCGTTGTGGAAGTGGGCAAATCCCGGGGGAAATTAACGCACTTTCTCATTCAGTCCTATATGGGGGTTGAAAACGAGTATTATCTGGCCTTTACGGGTCATCGTGACGGCGATTATATCCATTTCTCGACCGAGGGCGGCGTGGACATAGAAGCGAACTGGGACAAGGTCACAACCGTCAATGCCCCTATAGAGGCAAAGATAGAAGATGTTGACCTCACGTCGATTGTGAATGCGGTCAAAGCCGCGAACAGAAAGCCACTCGAAGACCTGATAGGAGCACTGTTCCGCTTTTATCGTGAGCTGCAGTTCGGATTCCTCGAGTTCAACCCGTTCTCCTTCAAGGATGGTGAGTTCTTACCGGTTGATACCGTGGCGCGTTTGGACGATACCGCGCAGTTCCTCTGCTCAGAGGTATGGGGCGATGTGGAGTTTCCGGTACCGTTTGGCCGCGAACTGCGCGAGGAAGAGCGGTATATAAAGAAACTGGACGAAAAGAGCGGGTCGTCATTGAAACTGACCATACTGAACCCCCAGGGAAGAGTGTGGACGATGGTGGCTGGCGGCGGTGCGAGCGTAATCTATGCGGATACCGTCGTCGATCTCGGATATGGTGAGGAGCTGGCGAACTACGGCGAGTACAGCGGCGACCCCAGCACCGGCGAGACCTATGAGTATGCGAAGACCTTACTTGATCTGATGACGAGGGAGAAGGCGGAAGGCGGCAAAGTCCTGATCGTCGGCGGTGGAATCGCGAATTTTACCGATGTGGCAAACACGTTTGATGGAATAATCATGGCACTCGAAGAGTATGCAGAAAAACTGAAGGAACACGGTATTAAGATCTATGTCCGTCGTGGCGGTCCGAACTACGAGGTGGGCCTGGCGCGGATTCGTGATGCAGGACGACGGTTAGGGCTGGAGATGGAGGTCCACGGCCCTGAGATGCACATGACGAAAGTGGTGAGTATTGCACTGACAAATCTAAAGGGGGGTAGGTGAAATGG encodes:
- a CDS encoding ATPase, coding for MAQRGIREYDAKRILAKHIAKFSDGTFTYESKVTLVTPDKSIDAVSAENPWVKTDKLTVKSDQLFGKRGKHGLILVGVTYEEAKEWLDEKMNSVVEVGKSRGKLTHFLIQSYMGVENEYYLAFTGHRDGDYIHFSTEGGVDIEANWDKVTTVNAPIEAKIEDVDLTSIVNAVKAANRKPLEDLIGALFRFYRELQFGFLEFNPFSFKDGEFLPVDTVARLDDTAQFLCSEVWGDVEFPVPFGRELREEERYIKKLDEKSGSSLKLTILNPQGRVWTMVAGGGASVIYADTVVDLGYGEELANYGEYSGDPSTGETYEYAKTLLDLMTREKAEGGKVLIVGGGIANFTDVANTFDGIIMALEEYAEKLKEHGIKIYVRRGGPNYEVGLARIRDAGRRLGLEMEVHGPEMHMTKVVSIALTNLKGGR